Genomic window (Nevskia ramosa DSM 11499):
TCGCCTACATCGCGGCGATTCTCGCCAGCCTGGTGGTGGCGATCACGGTGACGCCGGTGCTCTGCGTGCTGGCCTTCGGTGATGCCGCGCGGCTGCCGGTGGAGCCGCGCTGGCTGGCGCGCCTGAAGGCTTTCTACCTGCGTCTGCTGGAACGGGCCTTGGGGCGGGCGAAGCTGATGCTGGTCGCCGTCGCCGCCATCCTGGTGCTGACCGCCGTGCTGGCGCTGCAACTGCCGCGGGCCTTCCTGCCGCCGTTCAACGAAGGCACCTTGACGGTGAACCTGATCGCCGCGCCCGGCATCGCATTGACCGAATCCGATCGCCTCGGCCGCATCGCCGAGAAGCAGATTCTGGAAGTGCCGGAAGTCACCGCCGTCGGCCGCCGCACCGGCCGCGCCGAGGCCGATGAGCATGCCGAGGGCGTGCATTACTCCGAGCTGGATGTGTCGCTGCGCGAGGGCGGCCGCTCGCGCCGCGAGATCGCAGCCGATATCCGCAACCGGCTGTCGGCGCTGCCGGCGGCGGTGTCGATCGGCCAGCCGATTTCGCATCGTCTCGATCACCTGCTGTCCGGCGTTCGCGCGCCGCTGGTGGTGAAAGTCATCGGTGACGATCTGCCGACCCTGCGCCGCCTCGCCTCCGAAGTGCAGGCGCTGCTGGCGAAGCTGCCGGGGCTCACCGATGTGCTGGTCGAGCCGCAGGTCGATACGCCGCAGTTCGATGTCCGCATCGATGCCCGCGCGGCCGCCGAAGCCGGCGTTGCTCCGGCACGCGCGCAGGCGGCGCTCGCAGTGCTGGTCAATGGCGAAATCCTGTCGCAGATCGTCGAAGGCGAAAGCCGTCATGCGCTGGTGCTGCGTCTGCCGGAAGCGGGGCGACAGCCTGAAGCCTTGAAGTCGCTGCTGATCGACGGCACGGCCGGCCCGGTGCCGCTGAGCTGGATCGCCAGCCTGAGCACCAGCGCGGCGCCGAACCAGATCCTGCGCGAGCATCTGCGGCGCAGGGTCGCGGTGACCGCGTTCCCGGCCGATCACGGTTTCGAGCAATCGGCTGCCGAGGCGCGCGAGCTGTTGGCTGGCCTGAGCCTGCCGCCGGGCTACGTGCTGAGTCTGGAAGGGCAGGCGGCCTCGGCGGATGAGGCGACGCGGCGCATCGGCGCGCTGGCCTTGCTGTCCCTGCTGCTGATGGCGGCCGTGCTGCATGCGCGCTACGGCTCGCTGCCGCTGACCCTGATCATTCTCGGCAACGTGCCGCTGGCGCTGGTCGGCGGCGTGCTGGCGCTCAGCATCACCGGTACGCCGCTGTCGATCGCCAGCCTGGTCGGTTTCGTGACTCTGGCCGGCATCGCGGCGCGTAACGGCATTCTGAAGATCAGCCACTACCTGACGCTGGCCCGCGACGAGGGCGAAGTGTTCGGCACCGCGCTGGTGCTCAGAGGCTCGGCCGAACGCCTGACGCCGGTGGTGATGACCGCCCTGATCGCAGCGCTCTCGCTGATGCCGCTGATGCTCGATGGCGCGGCACCTGGCAAGGAAATCCTTCATCCGGTGGCGCTGGTGATCTTCGGTGGCCTGCTGTCGTCGACGTTGCTCGACAGCTTCCTGACGCCGCTGCTGTTCCTGCGTCATGGCCGTACGGCGACAGAAGCCGCTGCTGTTTGGGCGGAGCCATGAGTGCGGCGCCCTTATCGCGTTTGGTTAAAAGCAAATAACCTAATTTTTATAAGTCATGTCAGTTCGGTATTTCCTTATGCCCTTCAAATGCATATGGAATGCTGCAAATGATTGATCCTTAAAACCTTACAAGTTCCCTGCGGGAATAAATGATCTATTCGGAACCAGCGATCGGAAGGTTTACGCCGTTTACGATACAGAGGCTTGAATCATGGCGGTATTTCTGTCGCAAAAATACAGAAATGAAGGTCCGCGCAGGTTTGGGAAACTTCGAGAAAGATGCTTTTGAGAGATCACATTGATATGGGAGATGTTCACGTGAAACAAGCGATACCACACCGGCGCAAGCTGGGCAGCGTGGCTACCGCGATCGCGATGACGACAGTCGTCGCGTTTGCCGGTGTTGCGCCGTCCCCGGTTGAAGCTGGACCGCTGACCAATCTGCTGGGCGGAGGCGGCACCGCGACTGGCACCACCCAGGACGACGGCCCGCTGAAGAAACTGCTCAGCCCGCGCGACAACACGCCAGCCGCCGGTGCACCGGCCGCGATCAACAAGTACACGAACAAGGTCATTCCGAACGGTTCGGTGTTGCTGGTCTGGACCGGTGACGGCTGCTCGACCCCGGTTTGCAACCCGCAGACCAGCCAGGACTTCATGGCCGTGCTCGATGCCGAGCCGAACTCGACGACCTACGGCAACGTGATCTGGACCGCCGAGCTGCCGAAGGTGATCCTGTCGAACATCCTGCCGGGCGGCCCGCTGGGCGGCGCCTCGTCGGATTCGCACAACGATCCGCATCACATGCTCAGCTACACGTCCTACATCTCGGGCGGTGGCGACGGTCTCACCAAGGGTCGCAAGTACCAGTTTGCTGGCGGCGTCATCTCGAAGAACGTGTTCCGCTTCGACGTGACCTCGGTCCGCTCGATCGGCAAGGCCGACCTCGCGGTCTGCGGCACGCAGGTGCGTCGTTCGTCGCTGACCGATGATTTCGTGGTCATGCCGTCGACGACGGGCAACCACAAGATCCTCTACACCTACATGTCGAACTACGTGTACGGGCCAGGCGGCTCGGTCACCGAAATCGAACCGGATCGCGTGGCGCCCACCCTGCTCGGAACCTGCCTGGCCACAGCCCCTGCCGTGCTGCCGCTGCTGGAATCGGTACAGGTCGGCGGTCTGATCGGCAACATTCCCGGTCTGATCACCGACGACACCAATCTGCTCGGCCACACCGGCATCACCGAATACGGTGCCGCCGTGCGTGCCAACCAGCCGCGCAACCCGACCAACTACACGAGCTACCCGGATCTTCGTCCGCAGCGCCGCTACAACCAGGGCGTGTTCTATCTCGGCAATGACGATGTCGGCATCGAAGCGCTGCCGCACGGCATGGCGCTGACCTATGACGGTAAGTACCTCGTGTCGTCCGACTACGCCGTGGCGGCGTCGATCGGTGCCTCGGCCATCAACGGTGCGCTGATCGGCATCTGCAACCAGGGTGGTGGTTCCAATGGCGATCGCGCGGCGGGTCCGCTCGGCGTCTGCGGTTCGACCTTCGGCAGCTCGGTGCGTGTCTTCGAGACCAGCGGCCGCTACAAGCGTGGCAACACCCGCGATTCGCTGAAGGAAGCGAACGTGTACGACTCGAACCCGTATGTCCGCTCGGTTTCGGCCGTGCCGGATGGTCCGCGTGAAGAGTTCGTGCTGTTCCACGAAGAGAACGAAGGCCTGATGCCGTTCGGTCTGCCGCACCAGTCGCATCACTGCAAGAACCAGAAGGGTTGGGTCGACAACGGTGATCCGAGCTATGACCGTGCGATCACGCCGGCTGGCCTGGTAGCCAACGCGAACTCGGCGGTCGATATCGAAGACTGCTCGCCGACCAGCCCGGAATACGTGCCGCATGACGGTGCGTTCTCCGGCGCCATGTGCGGCGGTGTTCTGTACTACAGCCCGGACATCCGTCTTTCCGGCAAGCAGACCAACGTGTTCGGCGGCAAGGGTCCTTACTGGCGTGCGGTCTATGACGTTGGTCCGTGCCCGGGTGTTTCGTACTTCAACCTTTCGGACGACGATCGCTTCCTGATCCAGCCGATTGCCGGTATCGAAAGCCCGGCGTCGATCGATCCGGCCGGTGCGGCGGAATTCGATCGTGACTATCCGCGTGAACACAGCCGTCGCGTGCTGACCGTGGACATCCGTCCGCTGCTCGCGAAGGGCCGTGCCAACACGCCGGCCACGGCGATCAAGTGCGACTTCCCGCCGCCTGACCGCGCTCGTCTGTCGAAGAGCTCGCTCGGTGCTGTCGCAACGCGTGCTGATCTGTCGGGTGGCATCTCCGGCAAGTTCAACATTCTCAAGCACAACAACGAAGCCGATGACTGCCCGCGTATTCGCGGCGCCGTTGGCCAGTTCGAGAATGGCCCGACTGGCCTGGGCAGCCCGACGACCTTGTCGTCGAACAGCACCCAGCGCGGCGTCGGCTATGTCCGCGAAGCGCAGCTGATCCAGGAAGTGCTGGCAGTGAATCTGGGCGGCATTCTGCTGGATGGCACCAAGACCGGCGGCGAACCGTCCGGTACGGGTGGCACCCCTGGCAGCGGCAACCTCAACAGCCTGCAGAACATGCACACGCATGGTGGTCCGCATTTCACGGTCATCGACCGTGTCGGCTATCAGAAGACGCCGAGCAATGAAGGCGGCTACATGGATCTGACCCCGAAGGACAATGGTTCGGGTCTGGGCGTGCCGCGTGATGCCGTGGTTGGCGGCGCACCGGCACAGGGCGTGCAGCGTTACGCCTTCATCCAGTACTTCGTCGAACTGAACCATGTCCCGGGTCCGGGCACCGGTTCGGATGGCGATCGCACCATTTGCGTGGGCAAGTACGACCGCCGCACCGGCGCCACCGTGCTCGACACCAGCTTCACCGATGAGCTGCTCGGCACGCCGTGCATCGACTTCGACTCCGCTGCCCGTGACGACTGGTACTGGCCAGGCGCCCGCGGCAAGAAGGGTACGGCGAAGCCGCATGCCGCGGTGTTCGAGCGTGACGGTGCTGCGCTGTTCGGCCCGGGCTACTACCCGGCCGCGCCGCTCGATCTCGATGGCTCGAAGTAAGTGATGTCTCCTTCCCCCGTGCTTTACGGGGGAAGGCAGGGAAGGGGGCGGTTGGCCGCAGCGCATAGGTCAACCGCCCCCACCCAACCCTCCCCCGCGTGCGGGGGAGGGCTTCTTTTATTGACCGTTACTGGAGCACCACAACGATGTCGCAGTTGCCAAGTTCCCGATTCAAGCGTGCGTTCGTCGCCGCCAGCTTCTTTGCTGTTACCGCTGCTGTTGTGCCGGTGTCCGCCGACCAGAAATCTGCCCAGAACTCTGCCTCGTCGCCCGATGGCGGTCTCGCCGTCGATGTCACCGTCAACGGCCGTCCCATTACCCGGAATCACATCACCCTGATGGGTTCCAATTTCACCGAAGACAAGAAGGCGCCAGGGCCGGAAGCCCAGGCTGCTGCCCGTCTCGAACTGATCACCCAGGAAGTGCTTGCCCAGGCCGCCCTCAAGGAAGGCCTCGACAAGCAGGGCATCGTCGCCGACCAGATCGCGTTCCAGGAACGCTCGATCCTGTCGCGTGCCTACCTCGAGGATTACTTCGCGAAGAACCCGGTCACCGATGAATCGCTGAAGGTCGCCTACGACGCCAACGTCGCCAGCGGCAAGATCGTCGAGTACAAGGTGCGCCACATCCTGGTCAGCGATCTGTCGCAGGCCGACGCGATCATTGCCCGCCTGAACAAGGGCGAGGATTTCGTTGCCGTCGCCAAGGTCGAAACGCTCGATCCAGGCGGCCAGAACAACGGCGGTGATCTCGGCTGGTTCCGGCCGGACATCTTCGTCGACAGCAACTTCGCCAATGCCGTTGTCGCGCTGAAGAAGGGCGCCATCAGCAAGGATGCGGTACGCAGCCGTTTCGGCTGGCATGTGATCAAGGTCGAGGATGGTCCGCGTCCGGTCGCCAATCCCGGCAAGTTCGACACGCTTGACGATCCGATCAAGAGCGCACTGCGCCAGCGCGCCGTGCAGGCCAAGCTCGAAGCGGTGACCGCTGCCCTGACGGCGAAAGCAAAGATCGCCGGCCCTGGGCTCGCAGCGACCACGCCGGCCGGCAGCAAGGGCAAGAGCGCGCCCTGATAGCGCCCCGGGCGTTGCAGATACAACGCCAGAAAGACCATAAGCCAGAAAGACATAAGAAATTTCGAGGAAGACCACCGATGATTCTCAACAAGACCGCATTCCCATTCGCGCTGGCCGCCTCGCTGCTGCTGTCGGCCTGCGCCCAGCAGGCGGCGAAGCCCGAGGCTGCCGCTGTCGCCGCAGTTGATCCGGCCACCACGCCGCCGACGCTCGATACGCTTGAAATCGCCAAGCTGTCCGCCGAGGACCGCATCGGCCTGACCGTGCACTTCGCGCGCATCGGCGATCTCGATGGCCTGAAGCGGATGCTCGACGCCGGCGCCGACGTCAACGGCCGCGACACGCTTGACCAGACGCCGCTGATCGCCGCCGTCAGCCAGGATTCGCTGCCTGCCGTCGAAGCGGTGCTGAAGCGTGGCGCCTCGGTGGACATCGTCGACAAGGCGGGCTGGTCGCCGCTGCACTTCGCGACCTTCTTCTCCGCCGACACCAC
Coding sequences:
- a CDS encoding efflux RND transporter permease subunit; amino-acid sequence: MFATILNTSLRNRVLVLALALVLVAVGLYQAGRLPVDVLPDLTRPTVAVQVEAAGLAAEDVETQVSYPLETALSGLPGITRLRSVSSAGISIVYAEFDWEADLYRSRQLVAERLDAARSQLPTGLAPRIGPPTSLMGEILLVALQGEGVSPQALRDHAEWTLRPALLAVPGVAQVLAIGGEIRQYEVQPDPQRLRQLGVTLTELETALRGHGQNLGAGLVESGGREVSLRSVSRPFDFEALNQVAIAQRGAAVIRVGQVADLAVGHRYPRGMAGANGHPAVIVAIQKQPGVDTLALTTALEARLATLDAGLPKGATRLTVFRQADFIRHSVGNVLDALRDGAVIVAIILFVFLLSGRATLIALTAIPLSVLAAILALQALGLSINTMTLGGLAIAVGELVDDAVVGVENVVRRLRAQRLTGLALVRAVGLATLEVRSGILYATLLIVLVFAPLFALGGVEGRLFAPLGIAYIAAILASLVVAITVTPVLCVLAFGDAARLPVEPRWLARLKAFYLRLLERALGRAKLMLVAVAAILVLTAVLALQLPRAFLPPFNEGTLTVNLIAAPGIALTESDRLGRIAEKQILEVPEVTAVGRRTGRAEADEHAEGVHYSELDVSLREGGRSRREIAADIRNRLSALPAAVSIGQPISHRLDHLLSGVRAPLVVKVIGDDLPTLRRLASEVQALLAKLPGLTDVLVEPQVDTPQFDVRIDARAAAEAGVAPARAQAALAVLVNGEILSQIVEGESRHALVLRLPEAGRQPEALKSLLIDGTAGPVPLSWIASLSTSAAPNQILREHLRRRVAVTAFPADHGFEQSAAEARELLAGLSLPPGYVLSLEGQAASADEATRRIGALALLSLLLMAAVLHARYGSLPLTLIILGNVPLALVGGVLALSITGTPLSIASLVGFVTLAGIAARNGILKISHYLTLARDEGEVFGTALVLRGSAERLTPVVMTALIAALSLMPLMLDGAAPGKEILHPVALVIFGGLLSSTLLDSFLTPLLFLRHGRTATEAAAVWAEP
- a CDS encoding peptidylprolyl isomerase, with the translated sequence MSQLPSSRFKRAFVAASFFAVTAAVVPVSADQKSAQNSASSPDGGLAVDVTVNGRPITRNHITLMGSNFTEDKKAPGPEAQAAARLELITQEVLAQAALKEGLDKQGIVADQIAFQERSILSRAYLEDYFAKNPVTDESLKVAYDANVASGKIVEYKVRHILVSDLSQADAIIARLNKGEDFVAVAKVETLDPGGQNNGGDLGWFRPDIFVDSNFANAVVALKKGAISKDAVRSRFGWHVIKVEDGPRPVANPGKFDTLDDPIKSALRQRAVQAKLEAVTAALTAKAKIAGPGLAATTPAGSKGKSAP
- a CDS encoding ankyrin repeat domain-containing protein produces the protein MILNKTAFPFALAASLLLSACAQQAAKPEAAAVAAVDPATTPPTLDTLEIAKLSAEDRIGLTVHFARIGDLDGLKRMLDAGADVNGRDTLDQTPLIAAVSQDSLPAVEAVLKRGASVDIVDKAGWSPLHFATFFSADTTVMKALLDAGANVNAQNDRGITSLYFAAATGHEAQVKFLLEHGADRSIASKAGWTPLRITKVKGIESVAKLLDPEGKGEAAPVSKADVPASKTTGGS